In Rhizobium sp. BT04, the following proteins share a genomic window:
- a CDS encoding ABC transporter permease, whose protein sequence is MTVRLSSDAMRLAIPALSLTLLLAAVFWLQPRAMSYVGLNLLFNLAVPIALATIAQMLVMAVNDLDLSMGTFVSFVACVTATFLRDAPVTGVLILAGAITTYAALGVVIHLRNLPSIVVTLGMSFVWGGLAVLLLPAPGGQAPDWVRWLMTVKPPLAPMAIVASIVIALVAHLLVMRSSLGVLIRGIGGNQRSVERAGWSIVGARATAYGLAGFFAVLAGIALVGLTTSADANIALRYTLLSIAGVILGGGEFIGGRVSPVGAVIGALTLTLAGSFLSFLRISPDWQIGAQGAILIIVLALRLILNRLEKREKRR, encoded by the coding sequence ATGACGGTCCGGCTGTCGTCCGACGCCATGCGTCTTGCCATTCCCGCCCTGTCGCTGACGTTGCTGCTCGCCGCCGTCTTCTGGCTGCAGCCGCGCGCCATGAGTTATGTCGGGCTCAACCTGCTGTTCAACCTGGCTGTGCCGATCGCGCTGGCGACGATCGCCCAGATGCTGGTGATGGCGGTGAACGATCTCGATCTGTCGATGGGCACCTTCGTCAGCTTCGTCGCCTGCGTCACCGCAACATTTTTGCGGGATGCCCCGGTGACCGGCGTGCTGATCCTTGCCGGGGCGATCACCACCTATGCGGCGCTCGGCGTCGTCATCCATCTGCGCAACCTGCCCTCCATTGTCGTCACTCTTGGCATGAGCTTCGTCTGGGGCGGCCTTGCCGTGCTGCTGCTGCCCGCACCCGGCGGCCAGGCGCCGGACTGGGTGCGCTGGCTGATGACCGTCAAGCCGCCATTGGCGCCGATGGCGATTGTCGCCAGCATCGTCATCGCCTTAGTCGCCCATCTCCTCGTCATGCGCTCCTCGCTCGGGGTGCTGATCCGCGGCATCGGTGGCAACCAGCGCTCGGTCGAACGCGCCGGCTGGTCGATTGTCGGGGCGCGCGCCACCGCCTATGGACTTGCCGGCTTCTTCGCGGTGCTTGCCGGCATCGCCCTCGTTGGCCTGACCACCTCGGCCGATGCCAATATCGCGCTGCGCTACACGCTGCTGTCGATTGCCGGCGTCATCCTCGGCGGTGGCGAGTTTATCGGCGGTCGCGTTTCCCCCGTCGGCGCCGTCATCGGCGCGCTGACGCTGACGCTCGCCGGCTCGTTCCTGTCCTTCCTGCGCATCTCGCCGGATTGGCAGATCGGGGCTCAGGGCGCGATCCTGATCATCGTCCTGGCACTCCGCCTGATACTGAACCGCCTGGAGAAGCGGGAGAAGCGCCGATGA